A window from Salvelinus sp. IW2-2015 linkage group LG5, ASM291031v2, whole genome shotgun sequence encodes these proteins:
- the LOC111963766 gene encoding actin-related protein 2/3 complex subunit 5-like protein codes for MAKNTLSSRFRKLDIDEFDENKFVDDHDEAVDNQGPDGTEIDNLIRIGDTMTAFHLALRNPPLNTKNPAIKERALAIVLRVLTSFKSSDIEPAVKSLDRSGVDLLMKYIYRGFEKPSDNSSAILLQWHEKAFAVGGLGSIVRVLTARKTV; via the exons ATGGCGAAAAACACTCTTTCGTCTCGATTCAGGAAACTCGACATAGATGAATTTGATGAGAACAAATTCGTTGATGATCACGATGAGGCTGTCGATAATCAGGGACCGGACGGCACGGAGATAGACAACCTCATCAGGAT AGGAGACACGATGACAGCTTTTCACCTTGCTCTGCGGAACCCTCCTCTCAACACTAAGAATCCAGCAATAAAG GAAAGGGCTCTGGCAATAGTGCTGAGAGTgttgacatcatttaagtcaagTGATATTGAGCCAGCCGTCAAGTCTCTTGACAGAAGCGGGGTGGACCTGCTTATGAAGTACATATATAGAGGCTTCGAGAAGCCCTCCGACAATAGCAGTGCCATTCTCCTACAGTGGCACGAAAAG GCTTTCGCAGTTGGGGGCTTAGGGTCAATCGTACGAGTTCTGACGGCCCGAAAGACCGTTTGA